From Primulina tabacum isolate GXHZ01 chromosome 2, ASM2559414v2, whole genome shotgun sequence, one genomic window encodes:
- the LOC142536867 gene encoding uncharacterized protein LOC142536867 isoform X2 yields the protein MQVLSRWRIFVILEAPIAQSLRTATTANLLTTHYASFHSTDACFEKWKQKFNGDVGSNQQPSKDYIRYAVRQKRADTKKALKNLLFNGGCSTSKAEKPFSKIEADYGDQLNKKSRIRPARQARRAHHKKIKRKHRRENFLDDFDEYPERIFEATFGKRCFEWTFKPWEMGFDWRETLDWSKSSYQEHGGKSQIESDDESFIIGSYADRRILGLPTAGTLKIEDVKSAFHRSALKWHPDKHQGPSQADAEEKFKNCANAYKSLCNALATA from the exons ATGCAAGTTTTGTCGAGATGGAGAATTTTTGTGATCCTCGAGGCCCCGATTGCTCAATCCCTCAGGACAGCAACAACGGCAAATCTTTTGACTACCCATTATGCTTCATTCCATTCTACTGATGCTTGTTTCGAGAAATGGAAACAGAAGTTTAATGGT GATGTAGGAAGCAACCAGCAACCATCAAAG GATTATATAAGGTATGCAGTTCGGCAGAAGCGTGCTGACACAAAGAAAGCTCTTAAAAATTTACTCTTCAATGGGGGCTGCTCAACATCGAAGGCTGAG AAGCCTTTTTCGAAGATCGAAGCAGACTACGGGGACCAGTTAAACAAGAAATCTCGAATAAGGCCTGCTCGCCAAGCTCGGAGAGCTCACCACAAGAAGATAAAAC gAAAGCATCGGAGAGAGAATTTCCTTGACGATTTTGATGAATACCCTGAGAGAATATTTGAAGCTACCTTTGGGAAAAGATGCTTCGAGTGGACCTTCAAACCCTGGGAGATGGGATTTGATTGGAGAGAAACTTTGGACTGGAGTAAGAGCTCATACCAAGAACATGGTGGGAAGAGTCAAATAGAATCTGATGACGAGTCTTTCATTATCGGAAGTTATGCTGATAGGAGAATTCTTGGCTTACCAACAGCTGGCACATTGAAAATTGAGGATGTCAAGTCTGC TTTTCACCGGTCAGCTTTGAAGTGGCACCCCGACAAGCATCAAGGCCCTTCACAG GCAGATGCAGAAGAGAAATTCAAAAATTGTGCCAACGCATACAAATCACTGTGCAATGCACTCGCAACGGCTTGA
- the LOC142536867 gene encoding uncharacterized protein LOC142536867 isoform X1: MQVLSRWRIFVILEAPIAQSLRTATTANLLTTHYASFHSTDACFEKWKQKFNGDVGSNQQPSKFFQDYIRYAVRQKRADTKKALKNLLFNGGCSTSKAEKPFSKIEADYGDQLNKKSRIRPARQARRAHHKKIKRKHRRENFLDDFDEYPERIFEATFGKRCFEWTFKPWEMGFDWRETLDWSKSSYQEHGGKSQIESDDESFIIGSYADRRILGLPTAGTLKIEDVKSAFHRSALKWHPDKHQGPSQADAEEKFKNCANAYKSLCNALATA; the protein is encoded by the exons ATGCAAGTTTTGTCGAGATGGAGAATTTTTGTGATCCTCGAGGCCCCGATTGCTCAATCCCTCAGGACAGCAACAACGGCAAATCTTTTGACTACCCATTATGCTTCATTCCATTCTACTGATGCTTGTTTCGAGAAATGGAAACAGAAGTTTAATGGT GATGTAGGAAGCAACCAGCAACCATCAAAG TTCTTTCAGGATTATATAAGGTATGCAGTTCGGCAGAAGCGTGCTGACACAAAGAAAGCTCTTAAAAATTTACTCTTCAATGGGGGCTGCTCAACATCGAAGGCTGAG AAGCCTTTTTCGAAGATCGAAGCAGACTACGGGGACCAGTTAAACAAGAAATCTCGAATAAGGCCTGCTCGCCAAGCTCGGAGAGCTCACCACAAGAAGATAAAAC gAAAGCATCGGAGAGAGAATTTCCTTGACGATTTTGATGAATACCCTGAGAGAATATTTGAAGCTACCTTTGGGAAAAGATGCTTCGAGTGGACCTTCAAACCCTGGGAGATGGGATTTGATTGGAGAGAAACTTTGGACTGGAGTAAGAGCTCATACCAAGAACATGGTGGGAAGAGTCAAATAGAATCTGATGACGAGTCTTTCATTATCGGAAGTTATGCTGATAGGAGAATTCTTGGCTTACCAACAGCTGGCACATTGAAAATTGAGGATGTCAAGTCTGC TTTTCACCGGTCAGCTTTGAAGTGGCACCCCGACAAGCATCAAGGCCCTTCACAG GCAGATGCAGAAGAGAAATTCAAAAATTGTGCCAACGCATACAAATCACTGTGCAATGCACTCGCAACGGCTTGA